In Aspergillus nidulans FGSC A4 chromosome IV, a single window of DNA contains:
- a CDS encoding putative amino acid permease family protein (transcript_id=CADANIAT00000307) — protein sequence MDKAHVKPPKGDTSVEEQDLAAMGHVQALSRKFNLWSMLALAFCVLGTYSTFAQGLSSGLTNGASITILWGLVLVTVCNLCVAVSLGELTSSMPTALGQAYWVCRLWDTPFGRFLSYMTAWINTFGWWTLTASQVAFMTEFLLGMKTMFDPDWDGADKGWLQFVVYIAVVFVLTLTNVVSCRSEQVLPWLNNFVGVWFTALFVILSLALLISVGVRSDLSFQPASFVFGQWMNRTGWPDGVVWFTGLVQAAYGLTAFDAVIHMVEEMPSPRRNAPRVIWLAVLLGAITGFIFMLICLFCIQEVNTVVDANLPFIELMQETVGLQGAAVLLALFIFNGLGQGISILTTASRLTWGFARDGGLPFSPYLAHIDTTWKAPVRALWMQGFLIALVGVLYLFASTVLDAILSVSTIALTVSYGIPIAALLYVGRDTLPPGPFRLGRWGALVNWISIVYCAVTTVFFFFPGGPDPKPADMNYAIAVFGVMLVVAIGFWWVQGKKMYLRTEDAMAQMIFARRLEGEGVGLSVGPADKNR from the coding sequence ATGGACAAAGCCCACGTCAAGCCCCCTAAGGGCGACACCAGCGTCGAGGAGCAAGACCTGGCCGCCATGGGCCACGTCCAGGCTCTCTCGCGCAAATTTAACCTCTGGAGCATGCTCGCCTTGGCCTTTTGTGTCCTTGGCACATACTCAACCTTTGCTCAAGGCCTCAGTAGCGGCCTCACGAATGGCgcctccatcaccatcctgTGGGGCCTGGTCCTGGTCACCGTCTGTAATCTCTGTGTCGCCGTTTCGCTCGGCGAGCTCACGAGCAGCATGCCAACTGCCCTCGGACAAGCATACTGGGTATGCCGGCTCTGGGACACGCCCTTTGGCCGCTTTCTCTCGTACATGACGGCATGGATCAACACCTTTGGGTGGTGGACCTTGACAGCGTCGCAAGTCGCCTTCATGACCGAGTTCTTGCTAGGCATGAAAACCATGTTTGATCCAGACTGGGACGGTGCGGACAAGGGCTGGCTTCAATTTGTTGTCTACATAGctgtcgtcttcgtcctGACATTGACCAATGTCGTCAGTTGTCGGTCGGAACAGGTGCTTCCCTGGCTGAACAATTTCGTCGGCGTCTGGTTCACGGCGCTCTTTGTTATCCTCTCTCTTGCCCTGTTGATCTCAGTCGGCGTCAGATCGGATTTATCCTTCCAGCCCGCCTCCTTCGTTTTCGGACAATGGATGAACCGCACCGGCTGGCCCGACGGCGTCGTCTGGTTCACAGGGCTCGTGCAGGCCGCGTACGGCCTTACAGCCTTCGACGCTGTCATCCACATGGTCGAGGAAATGCCGTCTCCGCGCCGCAACGCCCCGCGTGTGATCTGGCTTGCTGTCCTCCTCGGCGCAATAACAGGCTTCATCTTCATGCTGATCTGTCTTTTCTGCATCCAAGAAGTTAATACCGTCGTTGATGCAAACCTACCATTTATCGAACTGATGCAGGAGACCGTCGGTCTCCAGGGCGCAGCTGTTTTGCTCGCGCTGTTTATCTTCAACGGCCTGGGCCAGGGGATCAGTATCTTGACCACGGCATCACGGTTGACGTGGGGTTTTGCTAGAGACGGCGGCCTCCCTTTCAGTCCGTATCTCGCGCACATCGACACAACCTGGAAAGCTCCCGTCCGCGCTCTCTGGATGCAAGGCTTCCTGATCGCGCTAGTGGGAGTGCTCTACCTCTTCGCCAGCACCGTCCTCGACGCCATTCTCAGTGTCAGCACTATCGCTCTCACGGTTTCCTACGGCATTCCCATCGCCGCTCTTCTATATGTCGGCCGGGACACGCTTCCGCCGGGCCCATTCAGGCTCGGGCGTTGGGGTGCACTAGTCAACTGGATTAGCATTGTCTATTGTGCTGTTACAACTGtgtttttcttcttcccggGAGGTCCGGACCCGAAGCCCGCGGATATGAACTACGCCATTGCGGTGTTTGGCGTAATGCTGGTTGTCGCTATTGGGTTCTGGTGGGTGCAGGGGAAGAAGATGTACCTGCGCACGGAGGATGCAATGGCACAGATGATTTTTGCGAGGAGgttggaaggggaaggggttGGCTTAAGCGTTGGTCCGGCAGATAAGAATAGATGA
- a CDS encoding SNG1 family protein (transcript_id=CADANIAT00000308), protein MADSEAGEKPSPKPAVGFWDPSLEPVRRQVFTKWARTVLLLCTFILCVLSLYWAVQFRSDDKLSNLKVWVVDFDNSQDGDALIGPAVTNLAAQLGTESQNLGYTIKSAADFEDPVAVVQAVYDEHCWAAIIVNPDATNLLRGAVNGNTSYNPSDAAQFVIISARDETTVSSYITPSFNAFELQLRAQFGPEWVRNLTQQSTNLSSVAPQAINPAVAFSTLDLRPFAPTAATPSVTIGLIYLIILSFFNFPFMMPVHALFMKGETTLKIPQWLIWRVCSSICTYFFLSLFYSFVSLAFQIPFSNDPAPDTVSANNPNAYGKGSFVVFWMLNWVGMGALGFPLENMSMILGFPYSSLFLIFWVITNVSSGFYALDVAPGFFKWGYAWPLHRIVNALRTILFGTHSKIGLDFGVLFAWIGVSLALFPVATFIMRWKMRRGL, encoded by the exons ATGGCCGACTCTGAGGCCGGAGAGAAGCCCTCCCCCAAGCCCGCTGTCGGCTTTTGGGACCCTTCCCTGGAGCCGGTACGACGTCAGGTATTCACCAAATGGGCCCGCACAG TGTTGCTGCTCTGTACGTTCATCCTCTGCGTCCTGTCCTTGTACTGGGCCGTCCAGTTCCGCTCCGATGACAAACTGTCGAACCTCAAAGTATGGGTAGTGGATTTCGACAACTCGCAAGATGGCGATGCGCTCATTGGGCCTGCGGTCACAAATTTGGCAGCGCAGCTGGGGACGGAGAGCCAGAACTTGGGCTATACCATCAAATCCGCAGCCGATTTCGAGGACCCCGTCGCCGTCGTGCAAGCCGTTTATGACGAGCACTGCTGGGCCGCAATTATCGTCAACCCGGACGCAACCAATCTCCTTCGCGGCGCAGTCAATGGAAACACCTCGTACAATCCGTCCGACGCTGCGCAATTTGTCATCATCTCAGCGCGAGACGAGACTACCGTCTCAAGCTACATAACACCCAGCTTTAACGCCTTTGAACTCCAGCTGCGCGCACAGTTCGGCCCTGAATGGGTGCGCAATCTCACCCAGCAGTCCACGAACCTCAGTTCAGTCGCGCCCCAGGCAATCAACCCGGCCGTCGCATTCAGCACCCTCGACCTTCGCCCATTTGCTCCCACCGCGGCAACCCCCTCCGTTACCATCGGCCTTATCTACCTCATCATCCTGTCGTTCTTCAATTTCCCATTCATGATGCCCGTGCATGCCCTCTTCATGAAAGGCGAGACAACACTAAAAATCCCGCAATGGCTTATCTGGCGTGTCTGCTCCAGCATATGCacctacttcttcctctcgctcTTCTATTCGTTTGTCTCGCTCGCCTTCCAAATCCCGTTCTCAAACGATCCAGCACCCGACACCGTGTCCGCCAACAACCCCAATGCCTACGGAAAAGGCTCGTTCGTGGTCTTTTGGATGCTCAATTGGGTAGGAATGGGCGCGCTGGGCTTCCCGCTTGAAAACATGTCGATGATCCTGGGGTTCCCGTACAGCTCCCTGTTTTTGATCTTCTGGGTTATCACGAATGTCTCGTCTGGGTTCTACGCTCTAGATGTCGCCCCTGGCTTTTTCAAGTGGGGCTATGCGTGGCCGTTGCACAGGA TTGTCAATGCTTTACGGACAATCCTTTTCGGCACGCATTCGAAGATTGGGCTCGATTTCGGAGTCCTTTTCGCTTGGATTGGGGTTTCTCTTGCGCTGTTCCCTGTCGCGACCTTCATCATGCGGTGGAAAATGCGGAGGGGGTTGTAA